Within Paenibacillus sp. RUD330, the genomic segment GCATGCAGCCGGTAGTTGCGGCCGATGCAATAGATGTTGCGTACGGACTCCAGGCTAAAGTCTTCATAGGCACTCATGAAAGGTCAGCTCCTGTTTTTCGCTTTTTGGGCTTCGATTTGTTCCGCAAGCTCGTTCAGATAGGTCCAGCGCTCCATCCATTCCTCCAGCTTCGCCTCCAGGCTCTCCTGGCGGGCCATCAGCTCCTGCAGGCGCACCGAATCGCTTCCCGAGGCGCCCATATCCTCTTGGACCCGCTCCAGCTCGGCTTCCGCCTCCGCGATGCGTCCGTCGATCGCCTCGAAATCCTTCTGCTCCTGGTAAGACATGCGCAGCTTGGCTTCCTTGCGCGGAGCTTCGGCCGTCCCTCCCGCCTGGGCGGCGGACGGAGTTGGAGCAATCGGCCTGGAGGAGGCGTCCGGGGGACTTCCCTTCTTCTGCGCCTGCTCCTCGTAATCCGAATAATTGCCGGTATGCTCCGTGATGGCGCCGTCCTCGAACGCGAAGATCCGGTCCACCGTCCGGTCCAGGAAGTACCGGTCATGGGAGACGACCAGCACGACGCCGGGGAAGTCGTCGAGGTAATCCTCCAGCACGCCGAGCGTCGCGATGTCGAGATCGTTGGTCGGCTCGTCGAGCAGCAGCACGTTCGGAGCGCCGCTCAGGATGCGCAGCAGCTGCAGGCGGCGCTTCTCCCCGCCCGACAGCTTGGAGATCGGGGACCATTGCATCGCCGGAGGGAACAGGAACCGCTCCAGCAGCTGCCCGGCGCTGATCGTCGTGCCGTCGCCGGTGCGGACCTGCTCCGCCTGCTCGCGGATGTATTCGATGACGCGCATCGACTCGTCCATTTCCTCATGCTCCTGCGAGAAATAACCGAGCTTGACGGTCGGGCCGAGCACGACCTGACCGCTGTCCGGCTCCATCCGGCCGGCGATCAGCTTCAGCAGCGTCGACTTGCCGCTGCCGTTGCGTCCGATGATGCCGACCCTGTCTTCCGGCACGGCGATGTAGCTGAAGCCGTTGATCAGCGACCGGTCTCCATAGCCTTTGCCCACATCCTCCAGCTCGATGATCTTGCGCCCCAGCCTGGAGGAGGCGACGGACAGGTCCAGCTTGCCGGATGCCTTGCCCGGCCCCGCCTCCTTGAGCTCCTCGAAGCGCTCGATCCGCGCCTTCTGCTTCGTCGAGCGCGCCTTGGCGCCGCGGCGGATCCAGGCGAGCTCGTTGCGCAGCAGATTCTGGCGCTTGGACTCGCTCGCCGCCTCCCGCTCCTCGCGCTCCAGCTTCAGCTCCAGGAACCGGCTGTAGTTGGCCGTATAGAAGAAAGCCCGGCCCTGGTCCAGCTCGATGACGCGATTGCTGACCCGATCAAGGAAGTAGCGGTCATGCGTCACCATGAGCAGCGCGCCGCGCCGTTTTTGCAGCATGCTTTCCAGCCACGCGACAGACTCGTTGTCGATATGGTTGGTAGGCTCGTCCAGAATGAGCACGTCCGATGGCGACAGCAGCGCGGCGGCCATCGCCACCCGCTTGCGCTGGCCTCCGGACAGCGTGCCGAGCTTCGCCTCGTAGCTCGTTATGCCGAGCTTGGAGAGAGCCGTGCGGGCTTCGCTTTCCAGCTGCCAGGCATCCTGCTCGTCCATGGCCGCATTGGCCCGGAGCAGGCGTTCCTGCAGCGCCGCATCCGAGCTGCTGCGCTCGAGCGCCTCCAGCGCCGCCGCATAGTCCCGCACGGC encodes:
- a CDS encoding ABC-F family ATP-binding cassette domain-containing protein → MHLLSVEHLSKTYGEKKLFEDVSFGISDGDKIGIIGVNGTGKSTFLKAIAGIEPADSGSVVIPPRVSVRMLLQNLEFDPEETVLEHVLSGDSPQLRAVRDYAAALEALERSSSDAALQERLLRANAAMDEQDAWQLESEARTALSKLGITSYEAKLGTLSGGQRKRVAMAAALLSPSDVLILDEPTNHIDNESVAWLESMLQKRRGALLMVTHDRYFLDRVSNRVIELDQGRAFFYTANYSRFLELKLEREEREAASESKRQNLLRNELAWIRRGAKARSTKQKARIERFEELKEAGPGKASGKLDLSVASSRLGRKIIELEDVGKGYGDRSLINGFSYIAVPEDRVGIIGRNGSGKSTLLKLIAGRMEPDSGQVVLGPTVKLGYFSQEHEEMDESMRVIEYIREQAEQVRTGDGTTISAGQLLERFLFPPAMQWSPISKLSGGEKRRLQLLRILSGAPNVLLLDEPTNDLDIATLGVLEDYLDDFPGVVLVVSHDRYFLDRTVDRIFAFEDGAITEHTGNYSDYEEQAQKKGSPPDASSRPIAPTPSAAQAGGTAEAPRKEAKLRMSYQEQKDFEAIDGRIAEAEAELERVQEDMGASGSDSVRLQELMARQESLEAKLEEWMERWTYLNELAEQIEAQKAKNRS